From one Anopheles cruzii chromosome 3, idAnoCruzAS_RS32_06, whole genome shotgun sequence genomic stretch:
- the LOC128270948 gene encoding uncharacterized protein LOC128270948, with protein MNNELQFFEDFVSQNTVNARSIKCSAPGIGLERFATVCSLEGTPESVRQPIASFVSDIGTGNSAEQKHAAVEGILKVVHENAKSFVTLEHYVWLARVTVAAELLLNVPHRTDAARKRLCKALESMRLDAFNHSPACVHHVAKALVEDIPLDSGLNLLHVIKKLAIYDSQLLYYVAVALLFAGLDAAVKPKTANSFDMVVLRKINFH; from the exons ATGAACAATGAATTACAGTTTTTTGAAGATTTCGTTTCACAAAACACGGTTAACGCACGTTCGATCAAGTGTTCTGCGCCGGGCATCGGATTGGAACGATTCGCCACCGTGTGCAGCCTTGAAGGGACGCCTGAAAGTGTGCGGCAACCGATAGCATCTTTCGTGTCGGATATTGGTACCGGGAACTCCGCTGAGCAAAAGCACGCAGCTGTCGAGGGCATTCTTAAGGTCGTGCATGAAAATGCGAAATCTTTCGTTACTCTGGAGCACTATGTTTGGCTAGCGAGAGTTACCGTTGCAGCGGAACTGTTGCTTAATGTTCCACATCGTACTGACGCTGCCCGGAAGCGCTTATGCAAGGCACTGGAATCGATGCGACTGGATGCTTTCAATCATTCACCGGCCTGC GTTCATCACGTGGCCAAAGCACTGGTTGAAGACATTCCACTCGATTCCGGGCTGAATCTGTTGCACGTCATTAAAAAGCTAGCCATATACGACTCCCAGCTACTGTACTACGTGGCAGTGGCACTGCTGTTCGCCGGATTAGACGCGGCCGTGAAaccaaaaacggccaactCATTTGATATGGTCGTGCttagaaaaattaatttccactaA